The following coding sequences lie in one Moritella viscosa genomic window:
- the sbcB gene encoding exodeoxyribonuclease I, with amino-acid sequence MDNNSNKTATDLPTFYWHDYETFGLSPSLDRPSQFAGIRTDMDFNVIGEPDMFYCRQSDDYLPSPEAAMITGITPQKTQAEGVSEAEFSKRIEAQFSQKNTCIIGYNNIRFDDEVTRNIFYRNFYDPYAHTWKDGNSRWDIIDLMRACYALRPEGIVWPENDDGLPSMRLELLTAANGIEHANAHDATSDVYATIAMAKLVKEKQPKLFDFLFNLRSKRKVESLVDIINMTPLVHVSGMFGADRGFTSWVVPLAWHPTNNNAVIVADLAQDITPLLELSADELRERLYTPKKDLGDLTPIPLKLIHINKCPVLAPAKTLLPENAERLGIDRSACLANLKRLKESATLRENVVGVYQVEREYPKSTNVDAMIYDGFFSAGDKANFEILRETAPEQLTGLQLKVSDSRFNELFFRYRARNFPHLLSMPEQQKWLDHCRTVLEDSAPAYFARLDALAIENSHDERKMKLLQQLYLYGQKIIGA; translated from the coding sequence ATGGATAACAATTCGAACAAAACAGCAACAGATCTGCCCACTTTTTACTGGCATGATTATGAGACTTTTGGCTTAAGTCCGTCACTGGATCGCCCTTCTCAATTTGCTGGTATTCGCACCGACATGGACTTTAATGTGATCGGCGAACCAGATATGTTTTACTGCCGCCAATCAGATGATTACCTTCCTTCGCCAGAAGCTGCCATGATTACTGGGATAACACCTCAAAAGACCCAAGCAGAAGGTGTAAGTGAAGCAGAGTTCAGTAAACGTATTGAAGCGCAATTCAGTCAAAAAAACACCTGTATCATTGGTTATAACAACATTCGCTTTGATGATGAAGTAACACGTAATATCTTCTACCGTAATTTCTACGACCCATACGCACACACCTGGAAAGATGGTAATTCGCGCTGGGATATTATTGACTTGATGCGCGCTTGTTATGCTCTGCGCCCTGAAGGTATTGTATGGCCAGAAAATGATGATGGTCTACCAAGTATGCGTCTTGAATTATTAACCGCCGCAAATGGCATTGAGCACGCTAATGCCCATGATGCTACTTCTGATGTATATGCAACTATCGCGATGGCGAAGCTAGTTAAAGAAAAACAACCTAAGCTGTTTGATTTCTTATTTAACCTACGTAGCAAACGTAAAGTTGAATCCTTGGTTGATATCATCAACATGACACCATTAGTGCATGTAAGCGGCATGTTTGGTGCAGATCGCGGATTCACAAGCTGGGTAGTGCCACTGGCTTGGCACCCAACCAACAACAACGCTGTGATTGTAGCTGACTTAGCCCAAGACATTACGCCATTATTAGAATTGAGCGCGGATGAACTGCGCGAACGTTTATATACGCCAAAGAAAGATCTCGGTGACTTAACCCCTATCCCGCTGAAACTTATTCATATCAACAAGTGTCCAGTACTCGCGCCAGCGAAAACTCTATTACCTGAAAACGCAGAACGTTTAGGGATTGATCGCAGCGCCTGCCTCGCAAACCTAAAACGTTTAAAAGAAAGCGCAACACTGCGTGAAAATGTTGTGGGTGTTTATCAAGTAGAACGTGAATATCCAAAATCAACCAATGTGGATGCAATGATCTACGATGGTTTCTTTAGTGCAGGTGATAAAGCAAACTTTGAAATACTACGTGAAACAGCACCAGAGCAACTTACAGGACTGCAACTGAAAGTCAGTGATTCGCGTTTTAATGAATTATTCTTCCGCTATCGAGCACGTAACTTCCCGCATTTATTATCAATGCCTGAGCAACAAAAATGGCTTGACCACTGCCGAACTGTGCTAGAAGACAGTGCCCCAGCCTATTTTGCACGTTTAGATGCATTAGCGATCGAAAACAGCCATGACGAGCGAAAAATGAAACTACTTCAACAGTTATACCTTTATGGTCAAAAAATAATTGGCGCATAA
- a CDS encoding AsmA protein yields the protein MKKVLLGISGLIAIIIVVGFIAIKFLVNEELIKDNLITQAKQFTKQDVTIEGNLNLTFYPQIGFELGKVTLFNKHEYADSKQAEVKSVQVAVELMSLFTKTIVVTNVEVDGLTVNVETLVDGRNNMDELFATLSPPEKPLSNDDIQAIKVTPEGEIAKSEYKFVIKSVNISNAQLSLNNRQDGTYHKLSDSSLTVGEFAFAKPVAITLAANYRTNDLTAKLKTSMILTIDEQFNEIKLSELDNKLALTGKLLPRPEMNISLQGDMTYDNAYKTMKLAGLKLDVDELNITGDLSIDVFSKPSLEYNLAMNRLVIDDWLPKTEPVHKKNTSKATSKSVTQTSTDKQGENSSADVEPDLSALSSVNQKGSLTITQIKQGEYVLDNVKVQSKLKDGIFQLTKLSSDLYEGKLMVKALLDSNKKPATFNLNSTLEKVQSEQLITIAAGKKLLTGLVDVDMRLSGKGLTLTKLKSATKGSINTSFSDGAVLGVNVAQEVRKAIAMFGKKPVDNTDQSEQTDFSAMVANFKLSGGKLTSTKIDLSSPAIKVDGNGYADLMREKLDFTFGASLAENIGGQSSSTMKAVRDIRLPVEVKGSFATPSIKFDFGDITKQVIELEKDKLIDKYLGSDEDKNKIKNEIFRGLKKLF from the coding sequence ATGAAAAAAGTACTCCTTGGTATTAGTGGGCTCATTGCGATTATTATCGTCGTGGGATTTATTGCAATTAAGTTTTTAGTTAATGAGGAGCTAATTAAAGATAACTTAATAACGCAAGCAAAGCAGTTCACTAAACAAGACGTCACAATTGAAGGTAATTTAAATTTAACTTTCTATCCACAAATTGGTTTTGAGCTAGGAAAAGTGACTTTATTCAATAAGCATGAATATGCAGATTCAAAGCAAGCTGAAGTTAAAAGCGTACAGGTTGCTGTCGAACTGATGTCACTATTTACCAAAACGATAGTGGTAACAAATGTGGAAGTGGATGGTTTGACCGTTAATGTCGAAACATTAGTCGATGGCCGTAATAACATGGATGAATTATTTGCCACATTATCACCACCAGAAAAGCCATTATCAAACGACGATATTCAAGCGATTAAAGTCACACCAGAAGGTGAAATTGCGAAGAGCGAATATAAGTTTGTGATTAAATCGGTGAATATCTCCAACGCACAATTATCATTGAATAACCGTCAAGATGGTACCTACCATAAATTATCTGACAGTAGCTTAACCGTCGGTGAGTTTGCCTTTGCTAAGCCTGTTGCGATTACGTTAGCTGCAAATTACCGAACCAATGACTTAACGGCTAAACTAAAAACAAGCATGATATTAACGATTGATGAGCAATTTAATGAAATAAAATTATCGGAGCTTGATAATAAACTCGCGTTAACGGGTAAGTTATTACCGCGACCAGAAATGAATATTTCATTGCAAGGTGACATGACATACGATAATGCTTATAAAACAATGAAATTGGCAGGACTTAAATTAGACGTTGATGAACTTAATATTACCGGCGATCTGTCTATTGATGTATTTTCAAAACCGAGCCTTGAATACAACTTAGCCATGAATAGACTTGTTATTGATGATTGGTTGCCTAAGACTGAGCCTGTACATAAAAAGAATACATCGAAAGCGACAAGTAAAAGCGTCACTCAGACCTCGACAGATAAGCAGGGGGAAAATTCCTCTGCAGACGTAGAACCTGACTTGAGTGCATTATCAAGTGTGAATCAAAAAGGGTCATTGACGATTACTCAAATTAAACAAGGCGAGTATGTCTTGGATAACGTTAAGGTACAGAGTAAGTTAAAAGACGGCATATTCCAGTTAACGAAATTATCGTCAGATCTTTATGAAGGTAAGTTAATGGTTAAAGCGTTATTAGACAGTAACAAGAAACCCGCTACATTTAATTTGAATAGTACGTTAGAGAAAGTACAGTCAGAGCAGTTGATTACGATCGCAGCAGGCAAAAAATTGTTAACTGGTTTGGTTGATGTTGACATGCGTTTAAGCGGTAAAGGGTTAACCCTGACTAAACTCAAGTCCGCGACGAAAGGGTCGATTAATACAAGCTTCTCTGACGGTGCTGTGCTAGGGGTTAATGTGGCACAAGAAGTGCGTAAAGCGATAGCTATGTTTGGCAAAAAACCTGTCGATAATACGGATCAAAGTGAACAGACTGATTTCAGCGCGATGGTTGCAAACTTTAAACTAAGTGGGGGTAAGTTAACATCGACAAAAATCGATTTGTCTTCACCCGCGATCAAGGTAGATGGTAACGGTTATGCGGATCTGATGCGTGAAAAGCTTGATTTTACTTTTGGTGCTTCGCTTGCTGAAAATATTGGTGGTCAATCAAGTTCAACAATGAAAGCTGTACGTGATATACGTCTTCCTGTTGAAGTGAAAGGCAGCTTTGCAACGCCAAGTATCAAGTTTGATTTTGGTGATATTACTAAACAAGTGATAGAACTTGAAAAAGATAAACTGATTGATAAGTATCTTGGATCAGATGAAGACAAGAATAAAATTAAGAATGAAATATTTAGAGGTTTGAAAAAATTATTCTAA
- a CDS encoding putative nucleoside transporter — MKDNNIYAESPRNLNKTNTDAQKHTGNKSLLRFLLPSLIGLFLFMTPVTYEGDMTIPVALLAKVLMAALDGYLLHIITVIISFMALASTLAVLLKPKFITQSKFLHELFMPTPLWLAVRIISCAFTIATVFQIGPEYIWNANTGGLVLNDLLPTLFAVFIFAGLLLPLLLNFGLLELCGSLCTKIMRPIFNLPGRSAVDCIASWLGDGSVGILLTDKQYQEKFYTQREAAVIGTTFSAVSITFSLVVIAQVNLEQYFLPYYLAITLSGIVAAIIVPKLPPLCWKKDIYIDGTKKTHDLESIPTDHNVFSWGINQAIERASKVTSYQAVFIEGLKNAVHMVFGILPVVMAIGTIGLLIAEYTSLFAILGKPFMYYLQFMNVPEAAQASESLVVGFADMFVPSILATSLENDMTRFIIAGVSVSQLIYMSEVGALLLGSKIPVNIVDLFVIFVLRTIITLPIITGVAHLIF; from the coding sequence ATGAAAGATAATAATATTTACGCGGAATCACCGCGTAATCTAAATAAAACAAACACAGATGCTCAGAAACACACAGGTAATAAATCATTATTACGATTTTTACTGCCTTCATTAATCGGCTTATTTTTATTTATGACCCCGGTGACTTATGAAGGTGACATGACAATTCCAGTCGCGTTGTTAGCAAAAGTACTCATGGCAGCACTCGACGGTTATTTGCTTCATATCATTACCGTCATCATTTCATTTATGGCGCTGGCATCAACATTAGCGGTTTTACTTAAGCCTAAGTTTATTACTCAGAGTAAATTCCTCCATGAGTTATTCATGCCGACACCACTCTGGCTAGCCGTTCGAATTATCAGTTGTGCATTTACTATCGCGACTGTATTTCAGATTGGTCCAGAATATATCTGGAATGCAAATACCGGTGGCCTTGTGCTTAATGACTTGCTGCCGACTCTATTTGCAGTATTCATCTTTGCAGGCCTGCTACTGCCTTTATTGCTTAACTTTGGGTTACTAGAGCTGTGTGGTTCGCTATGTACAAAGATTATGCGTCCAATTTTCAATCTACCAGGTCGCTCAGCGGTTGACTGTATCGCCTCTTGGTTAGGTGATGGTAGCGTTGGTATTTTATTGACCGATAAACAGTATCAAGAAAAATTCTATACTCAGCGTGAAGCGGCCGTTATTGGCACCACATTCTCGGCTGTATCGATAACATTCAGCCTTGTTGTTATCGCACAAGTGAATTTAGAGCAATACTTCTTACCTTATTACTTAGCAATTACATTATCGGGCATTGTAGCTGCGATCATCGTACCTAAATTACCCCCGTTATGCTGGAAGAAAGACATCTATATCGATGGAACTAAAAAGACCCATGATTTAGAGTCAATTCCTACTGACCATAATGTTTTCTCATGGGGTATTAACCAAGCAATTGAGCGCGCATCAAAAGTAACCTCGTACCAAGCTGTATTTATCGAAGGTCTAAAAAATGCGGTACATATGGTGTTTGGTATTTTACCGGTAGTGATGGCAATAGGTACAATTGGTTTGTTAATCGCAGAATACACCTCTCTATTTGCGATTCTTGGTAAACCATTTATGTATTATCTTCAATTCATGAACGTACCAGAAGCGGCACAAGCATCTGAATCGTTAGTGGTTGGTTTTGCCGATATGTTTGTACCAAGTATTCTTGCTACTTCTCTCGAAAATGACATGACTCGTTTCATCATTGCGGGTGTATCGGTATCGCAACTTATCTATATGTCAGAAGTAGGTGCATTACTGTTAGGCAGTAAAATCCCGGTTAACATCGTCGATTTATTTGTTATCTTCGTACTACGTACAATCATAACACTGCCGATTATCACCGGCGTTGCACATCTTATCTTCTAA